The following are encoded in a window of Myxocyprinus asiaticus isolate MX2 ecotype Aquarium Trade chromosome 17, UBuf_Myxa_2, whole genome shotgun sequence genomic DNA:
- the LOC127455125 gene encoding chloride intracellular channel protein 4, producing MSLSVPQNGVKGDNEPIIELFVKAGSDGESIGNCPFSQRLFMILWLKGVVFNVTTVDLKRKPADLQNLAPGTHPPFITFNGEVKTDVNKIEEFLEDVLCPPKYSKLVARHPESNTAGMDIFAKFSAFIKNSKPDANEGLERGLLKTLQKLDEYLCSPLPDEIDHNSMEEMKASTRKFLDGEEMTLADCNLLPKLHIVKVVAKKYRGFAIPNDMTGIWRYLNNAYKREEFTNTCPSDKEIEIAYADVAKRLVK from the exons gCTGGCAGTGATGGGGAGAGTATTGGAAACTGTCCATTTTCTCAGCGTCTCTTCATGATCCTGTGGCTAAAGGGTGTGGTCTTCAATGTCACCACTGTGGACCtgaagag AAAACCAGCTGATCTGCAGAATCTGGCCCCAGGAACCCACCCTCCCTTCATCACCTTTAATGGGGAAGTCAAGACGGACGTCAACAAGATCGAAGAGTTCTTAGAAGACGTCCTCTGCCCTCCAAA GTACTCCAAACTTGTTGCCAGGCACCCAGAATCCAACACTGCAGGCATGGATATATTCGCCAAGTTTTCTGCTTTCATCAAAAACTCAAAACCTGATGCTAACGAGG GATTGGAAAGGGGTCTGCTGAAGACCTTGCAGAAGTTGGATGAGTACCTGTGCTCCCCTCTGCCGGACGAGATCGACCACAACAGCATGGAGGAGATGAAGGCCTCGACACGCAAGTTCCTAGATGGCGAGGAGATGACACTGGCTGACTGCAACCTGCTACCCAAACTCCACATCGTCAAG GTGGTGGCAAAGAAGTACAGAGGCTTTGCGATTCCTAATGACATGACAGGCATCTGGAGGTACCTAAACAACGCCTACAAGCGTGAGGAATTCACCAACACGTGTCCCAGCGACAAGGAGATTGAGATTGCCTACGCTGACGTAGCCAAACGGCTTGTCAAATAA